The stretch of DNA GCGACCGACCCCCCACGAAAGTTTGTTCGGTGCCAATGggttttcaattgcattttaatctCAAAGCGACGTTGGCAGTGCGTTAATTTCCACTCATCCCCCAaaacataagtacatacatacatacatgtatgtacatatattcatacatatatacttatgtatgtatgtatgtttgtagaTGGTAGAACGAAAGATAATGAAGAAAACAGATATCGAGCAAGTTCCATTGATAGCTTGACAGAGAGCTGATCATGATTGGTGGCGGTAAAAGATGCAGCGAGGCAGCTCGACGTCTGCGCCAGCGTCCAGATACATTGGAGCTGGCGGTGCTAGATGGACAAGAGGTGGAAAAGCAGGATGATGATCAGACCCCATCCGGAGCAATCGGAgaaccagcagccacagcatccACATCATCGTCCACAAAGAAAACATGTTGGTTCCAGTTTGCCAGGAGCTCCCGGAATCGAAGAAAACGCCTGCACTGCGAGGAGGATGAAGAGGAAGTGGATAATGGACGGAAGGCTTGTCTTGCACAACCGGAGGGCATGAATATAGGCAGCTCCACCCAGACCATAGCCACGCCACTGATGATAGGCGATAGCTTCTACAGTCTGGCCACAGCAGCTCCAAATCCAGCAGAAGATACAAACCCCGAGGACCAAGAACAGTACAAGCAAAGGGATCCTTCGGAGGTCTCGGAATCGAAATCGACGCGTAGTCGTAGTCTGAGGCGTCTCTCCCAGATGCGGAGACGTCGCAGTTCCTACTACTTTTCGGGTAATAGAGAACGCGGATTACACGACTAGATTATGCAGCTTCTATaactttttagttttaaatcaaattccaTGCGAAACCTTCTAAAGTGCACTTCCTTTATTCACAGAGAACGAACGCAGAATCCGCGCCAATGACAAAGAGTTTAATCTTCAGTACAAATATCATGTAAGCTCTTCAACTTCGACTTAACCAAATAAAAGCTAATCCAATGGAACTTCTTTAAAGAACAACTACATCAAGACCTCCAAGTATTCGGTGTTCACCTTCCTGCCGTTCAATCTGTTGGAGCAGTTCCAGCGTTTGGCCAACTTTTATTTCCTCTGCCTGCTAGTTCTGCAATTGATTCCCGCAATATCCTCACTCACCCCCGTCACCACTGCGATACCTCTGATTGGAGTACTCACGCTGACCGCTGTCAAAGATGCCTATGATGATATTGTACGTAGGAAGAGCTCTCTAACCTCTCCGGAATTCAACTCATCCAACTCATTTTCTTTCAGCAAAGACATCTGTCCGACTCACAGGTGAACAATCGAAAGTCCAAAACCCTGAGGAATGGCAAACTGGTGGATGCCAAGTGGTCGGAGGTTCAGGTGGGTGATGTCATCCGGCTGGACAACAATCAATTTGTGGCCGCCGATATCCTGCTGCTGACCACATCGGAGCCCAATGGCTTATGCTTCATTGAGACTGCGGAGCTGGATGGTGAGACCAATCTAAAGGCCAAACAATGTCTGACGGAGACCATTGAGCTGGGGGATCACCATGATGCGCTGTGGAACTTCAATGGCGAGATCCTCTGCGAGAGACCCAACAATCTCCTGAACAAGTTTGACGGCACTTTGATCTGGCGTAATCAGCGATTCGCGCTGGACAATGAGAAGATTCTGCTGAGGGGCTGTGTGTTACGAAACACCCAATGGTGCTATGGCGTTGTGGTCTTTGCAGGAGTGGACACCAAACTGATGCAGAACTCTGGAAAGACACAGTTTAAGAGTACAGGCGTGGATCGTCTGCTTAACTTTATCATCATTGGGGTAGGCAACTAGCTGAGAGCTGATGACAGTAGagtattttaatatttttgttactCCTTTCAGATTGTTCTCTTTCTGGTGTCCATCTGTGCCTTATTTGCCGTTGGCTGTGCCATCTGGGAGGGATTCATAGGACAGCATTTCCAGGTGTATCTGCCCTGGGAGCATATCATACCCAAGGACTATATACCCACTGGGGCCACAGTCATTGGATTGCTTGTTTTCTTCTCGTATGCCATAGTCTTAAACACTGTTGTGCCAATCTCTCTCTACGTTTCAGTAGAGGTAAGTGTATAAGACTTAAAGTTtatcctttaattaatttgcaatgcGATTCCCTCAAAGGTAATACGCTTTATACAGTCGTTTCTCATCAATTGGGATGAGGAAATGTATTATGCACGCACCAATACTTATGCCAAAGCCCGCACCACCACGCTCAACGAGGAGTTGGGCCAGATACAGTACATATTCTCGGACAAGACGGGCACTCTCACTCAGAACATCATGACGTTCAACAAGTGCAGCATCAATGGGCGCACCTATGGCGACGTGATTGACTTGCGAACAGGAGAACCCATCGAAGTCACTGAGGTTAGTCCACCCGCCGTGAATGGGGATTGGGAATTGGGGTTTTGGTGTTGATTAAGCTACTTGAACCTCTAACTTCTTGGTTGAGGGATTTTGTTGTCCTCTGTGTGTACGTTCGTGTCTCTTTTAATTTGGTGTCCGTTTTCTTGCACTGTCCTGGCGACTGGGGGATAAATCAAACTTTTACTTTGATCTCCTTACACCCGGTCCCAGTCCCTTagtcttttatttaattgtgcgagaagcaaagcaatgcaaaaaaagaaaaacccactCACATTACTCGTTATagcagcaaacaattttccacaatAGCCCCAGAAATCCCGAAGAGGTTCccacaggaacagcaacagcaacagcagcatcaacaaaGCAGCCACCCCTCATCCTTGTGCACAAAGCGGAGATCCATGCGAAGAAGAGCTCTGTTATGGTCACCGCCGAGGGTGAGACACAATTGGCCAACAGTCCATCATCTGACAGAGCGGAAATGGAGCATTCGGCTCCGCTGCCGCCTCCGCTGGACTCCCAGAGGAATCGGGGACGCAAACAAGTGCGCTATTCGGCGCCCAGCAGAAGCCAAGAGGAGGACCCTGGGGGGACAATCCCTGGCGGATTGTCGACCCCTAGAGGATTGTCTCCCTCTGGTTATGACAGTCAAAGAAGCAGCAGTAGGAACAGCGCAGGAGGATTGGGTGTCTGCTTTAAGCGGAGCGGACCGGGGCTTATGCAACGTCAACTGtccagcacaagcagcagcgacaaagtAAAGATCTTGCATGACATCGAACAAACACAACCTCACATATACCACCACGACCAGAACCACCACAgtcagcaccaccaccaccaacaagaGCCACAACACAATGGCCGGTTGGTCAAGCTCAAGTTCAAGAAATCCCCATCAACAGCATCGCTGCGTGTCCCCGTCTGTCTGAACCACAGCGACACAGAGGAACAGACGCTGCCGGCACCGCCAACCGCACAGCACCAAAGCACCAACCACCACAATCACCACAATGAATCATTTGCCACCAATTGGAGTTCGTCGCGTCAGAGAGTGCACGTATGCATGTTGCATGTCCTTCAATCCACACCCCCACTTGTCCCTGTATTCCATTTATCTGTGCATTTGAATGTCTATGTGTGCAATCGATGTCTGCCATCTCGCTGATTATTCGATTGCATATGCATTAGCTGCTTACAATCATTGCACCACGTAGCTTACATATGTCTGCCACTGTTTGAGGAGAAAGATGTGTCAATACATATGAACGTtagtgtattttgtgtgtgtcagtaGTTGAGTATTGCATAAAGATTGATTACAtcattgaaatttcatttatttacatgcAATGTAGTAGATACATATTAAATATCCGAACAGCACACATCGTTAGCTCGTTTGctaacaaatcaaacaaaaatttatcTTTAGTTCGACTTTCgttattttgaatataaacGTTTTCATAATTGTGTATGTGTCATAAACTAGAATAATGTTCATTTAAAGAACTTGTCAAAaccacatttaattaaaaacaaatttgtttgaatatagaattttgtatgtgtatgtaatcTTAATTGGCCTATTCAAGTATTAGTCATGCTGATTTTGAAACcctaaaatcaaaataatattaGGTACATGTTAGAATATCGTACGTTGGAATTTACAAATCAATATCCCATCCACTTTTCCAAAACCCAATACTAAATCGTAGAAAATCTTACTCAAACGTCGTACAATTATCGAAGTTCTTCTGTTAGAtagcttttaattgaaaaacttatCATTAAATAGGAAGAAGTATAATTTCAAAACACTAGGATTCAACCAATCTACCATACTTAAATACCATTTGTAACTATAAAATATCATTTATTTCAGAAATCAACATACAGAATTTATCTTAATGTTGTTTCCCTTACAATTTATTTCTATGTTTTACACAAACCTTTTTTTTATCTAATAATTTGGGACTAATGTCGTAAATCTAACAATGTTCCTTTGCTTTATATCGTATACAGCTTCGCTTAACATATCAGTAAACAGTTATACCCAAAAATCGCAAGATCCTCTAGAGTTTCCATCATCTAATCCAACATCCTTTCGCAGGCCTTGCAATGCGTCGACTTCTCAGCCAATCCTCACCACGAGAGCGACTTTCGCTGGTACGATCGAACGCTGCTGGATGCAGTGCGCTCGGATGAGGAGCATTCCCATGTATTCTTTCGTCTGTTGGCCCTCTGCCATACAGTCATGGCGGAGACTGTGGAGGGAAAGCTGGAGTACCAGGCCCAGAGTCCCGATGAGGCGGCTCTAGTGGCGGCTGCTCGcaattttggttttgtattTCGCTCACGAACACCAAACAGTATTACCATCGAAGTGATGGGTCGATTGGAGGTACGATCTGTCGGagtggaaaattaaatattgaatgtAACGAATCAGCCATCTTCCAGGAATACGAGCTCCTCAACATTCTCGATTTTAACAATGTGCGCAAGCGCATGTCTGTGATCCTACGACGAGGCGACTCCGTGGTGCTGTACTGCAAAGGAGCGGACAATGTGATATACGATCGTTTACACAGCGGCCAAGAGGATCTAAAAGCCCGCACACAAGATCACCTCAATGTAAGTTCATCTGCCTTTGTATAAGAGGTTCCCATATAAAATGCGATACTCTTCCCGCAGAAATTTGCTGGCGAGGGTCTGCGCACACTGGTCCTGGCCGAGCGGCGACTCACCGAACAGTACTACAAAGACTGGCGGACGCGACAGCAGGAGGCCGCCTTGGCCATGGATTCGCGGGAAGAAAAGCTGAATGAGATATATGAAGAGATCGAGAGCGATATGCAGCTTGTGGGAGTGACGGCCATTGAGGACAAACTGCAGGACGGTGTGCCCAAGGCCATTGCAAATCTACAAAGTGCAGGGATAAAGATATGGGTTCTAACAGGAGACAAGCAGGGTGAGTGGAAGAGGGGTGTGGCATCCCTTTTAGAAATTAGAAAGATTTAGAAAGATAATGAAAAACCTTAATCCTTAGAAACGGCCATCAATATTGGATACTCCTGCCAGCTGCTGACGGACGAGCTGGCAGATGTCTTCATCGTCGATGGCAATTCTGTGGAAGAGGTGGAGAAGCAATTGAGACAGTTTAAAGAATCCATCAAGATATACAATCGATTTCGACCAGGAGGTGAGTAAATGTGTAGAAGATACAAAGGGAAATCTGGGCATTATATATCTTATTTTACAGGAACCGAAGCTCTTTACAATAGCGACAGCAACATGGATCCTCTGAGCGTGACCATGACACAGACCTCGGTCTTTATGCACGAGTCGAGCGCACCGCCcacgccgccgccaccgcccgcCATATCGGTGGTTACCTTTAGGTGGGATGACAAAAATAAGGATAATAAGGGCGGACCGGACAGGTAGAGGGCAAtccaaacacaaaatacacttTCAAGTTTCTTTATttcaaaaaaagagaataattTTTCTAGCTGAAGTGAAAACTTAACATCAAATAGAAGAGCTAGAAAGTCTATGTTACTTCTAGAACTTCTTTGCCTAACTCTTTTGAACTTTTCCGTTCTCTTTTGTATCTAAAACGAAactattatttataatttttcaatattttattattttttcttagAGAAATCCTtaattttctctttctgtaACTAAGTATTAGGATATTTTATTTCCTAGTTTTagtattctttcttttttcggaagatttcattattttattcaGATGAAAACCTTTTAGTATTACCCACCTAAGGATGTTACCCTCTATTGGTACTTGTTCCGCCCGtcaagtaaaatatttatatacatgtTTAATTCAAATCCAATTatctttaatatttgttgAAGCATCTCTTTGAGTTCTGTCTGTATGTCTCTCATTCTGCCCTGTATTAAACTCGAAGAACAGAACCCAAAATTcagaaacaccaaaaaccaaacagtcAACCAAGTCGTGTTCATTCCTCAACTCctttccttgttgttgtttgtctcatctaaaattgtttgcatgTCTAACcaattgtacatacatataactcATTATGGTCTACCTCTCTCTTTAAACTATACTTTGCCTTGTTTGTTCTATCATAACATATCCATTCTTTGTGCTTGCCGTAAAACCCCAAAACAAACATGAAACTAACTAGAGTCTCTGTATTTCTGCACAGCGCCGAGTGCAACGATTTGTTTGGGGATGAGAAGAGGAGCTTAGATGGTGGTGCTGCCTCCATAGTGATAGATGAGACCactggctttgctttggtcGTTAATGGCCACTCACTTGTTCATTGTCTGTCGCCGGAATTGGAGATCAAGTGAGAGTTATAGTTCTCCGTATAGAAAGGAACATTAGTCTCTAGATAAATCTATTTTATTTCAGATTCCTGGACATTGCCTCACAGTGCAAGGCAGTCATCTGTTGTCGGGTTACTCCACTGCAGAAGGCCCTGGTCGTGGAACTTATTAAGCGTGCCAAAAATGCCGTCACCCTGGCCATAGGCGATGGTGCCAACGATGTATCGATGATCAAGGGTGAGTTTTTACCTTTTCGAATCCAACTTAAATGCTTCAACCTCTTTTTCCGCCTTTAGCTGCTCATATAGGTGTGGGCATATCGGGTCAAGAGGGCCTACAGGCTGTTCTCTCCAGCGATTATTCCATTGCCCAGTTCCGGTATCTGGAGAGGCTGTTGCTGGTCCATGGTCGTTGGTCTTACTACCGGATGTGCAAGTTTCTTCGCTACTTTTTCTACAAGAACTTTGCATTTACTCTGTGCCATTGCTGGTATTCGCTGTTCTGCGGCTTCAGTGCTCAGGTAAACTCAAGCTGATTTTTCCCTCtatcttatttatttaacttaTGTGTACATAATTCTCTTCAGACCGTTTTCGATCCCATGTTCATATCGGTGTATAACCTGTTCTACACTTCGCTGCCTGTTTTATCTTTGGGCATCTTCGAGCAGGATGTCTCGGACAAAAACAGCCTGGAATATCCGCGTCTCTATACTCCGGGTCTTAAGAGTGAACTCTTTAACATACGTGAATTTATATACAGCGTGCTACATGGTGCCTTTACCTCTCTTGTCCTGTTTCTGATACCCTATGGCGTCTATAAGGATGGTGTCTCTCAACATGGTTACATATTGAGCGATCACATGACCCTTGGTGCCGTTGTGGCCACCATACTCATCGTGGATAATACAGCACAGGTAGAAGGAATAGTTCATACCCATCTGAACATCATCTAAATTCTTAATTCCATTTAGATCTCTCTGTACACTTCTTATTGGACCGTTGTGAATCACATAACGATTTGGGGCAGCTTGGTCTGGTATTTTGTGCTAGATTATTTCTATAATTATGTAATTGGAGGTCCCTATGTCGGATCGTTGACACAGGCCATCAAGGATCTTACCTTCTGGATGACCATGTTGATAACGGTGATGGTGCTGGTGGCTCCTGTGTTGGCGTACAAGTATTATCTTCTGGATGTGCATCCGAGCTTGTCGGATAAGGTGAGAATTCTCTTATAAATCTTCTCCAGATGTCAGTtttcttaattaatttccttaTATTGTTGTAGATCCGCCAAAAGTCTTTGAAGAAGTTCCATTCGAGAGCCTCCAGCGATGTTCGACGGACTCCATCCTCACGTCGTGGACGTCGCTCTGTGCGTTCAGGCTATGCCTTTGCTCATCAGGTACGATTCAACCCTAACCCATTATCTCTTCCCAGATTAACTTATTGTGTTTCTGCAGGAGGGCTTTGGACGTCTCATCACTTCGGGCAAGATCATGCACAAGAAGCCGCAAGACTTTGCCTTTCCTCTTGGCTTAGGCACAAAGAAGACTCAGGCCCTGCACAACAATCTCGCCTCTGCAGATCAGACCAAGACCAATTCCTCGGGTAACCACatgggcaacaacaacaataccaATCAGAGGCACAATCAGAACCAGAATCACTCATCCATGGCGGATATAAGTGTCGAAGGACGTGTCCATGGGGCAGATGCAGGAGGCAGTGGTGGCACCGAGGATATGAGCCCTCGGGCCCCCTGCCAAGATCTAGACACAATTAATCTTTAAGCTTTAGCATCGGGTGCCGGATCGTaacaaacaccaaaaacactGTAAAGAATTTAAGTTCGCGAAAAGGGTTAGGAGTTAAGAGTTAAAGTAGGAAATAGCTTGGGTAGATAtagtcttttgtgtgtgtgttgtgtgaaTGTGAGTCCCAGAAGTATTACAAAGAATGTTTAACGGATTTGAAAATTTTACCCCATTTTACCCTTAGTTATATTTACAGGTTGATTATGTTTTAAGgattatttatagatattttcATAGTATTTGTAGAGTGGGAAATCATCATCCAAAGATAACCATAGTATCGCCCGTAGAGTCCCTTAGTTAAGTCCTTTCTTACGTTTCCTCTGTGTGATAGAATCCCTGTTTAAAGTGGTTCGAATATGATTACAATCCATTGAATCTATGCTGAGCTTACCGGCGTCTCTAGCCAAGTAGTTTCCTTAAAAGCTATCTAATCCCTTGACAATCTGCTGGAACCAATCGCTAAGATATCATTCATCGCGCACCCGTCCCCCCACTGAAAGCACAAAAATCTCTTCTACCACGTATTTATCTCAttgttaaatgcatttaatcgAGTGAATCTATTGAAACCACAGCCCCTATGGAGTGATTGTGAGTACGTTTGAGGATAGTCATAGACTTAGAATAGAACTAGTCTTAAATGTTGGATAACTGAAAGTGTACTTAAATGCTTAATGTCGTGCTGTGTGCTTAGCCAATAGCTTAACTTACCTATAGAAAACGATTTCGGATCGAAAAGTCCAAAGCTTAATACTAGATACTCctctccaacacacacaactcttAAACATAGACAAGTCCACACTTCTGTGTTCCTAATTAGTGTTTTAATGAATTGTAGAACTTTCAGATGCATTACAGAGTCCCCTAGGAATAAGTCTTTTTTTGGAGGTACATCTACATCCATGTAAGAGAGTTTCTCCCGTCATTATTCGGTGGTTTTTGGGATGGGTTGTGGGTTTGAGGAGGTTGAAAGGGTTCACAGTGATTTATACTTAAAGAGTGCTTATAATCAAGAGGTTTAACATGGCTTTTcagatataaaatatatagatCTAGCTGTACGATTTTGGGTAAAAATTTTAGCATAACAAGAGTCCAAGTAAGCTAAACTTAAttattgcaaattgttggcatgaaacttaattttaatgtgcaAATTGTTGGTATACAAAGATGAAGACCCACAAAAAGAGTAAAtactttatttttatcaaacatttttaGACAGagaaaattaatcaaaaactTGTGCTaagaacatttttaaatgaataaataaatgcggaatattttaaaaagaGAGATGGCAGCTTTCAGcgctttcaatttcaatatttacttTTTCCTTTCAGATACCTAAAGAGGGAATGCTTTCTCTCGTAATTGCTTTGAGCTTATTGTAATTATTATACTTCCACACTCTTATATCTCCCTTACCTACATTGTTTCCAACTATATTTCCCCAAAGTCTCATTCCTATTATATGGGTTTATCTCTTTTCCGATTATGTTTAATTTGCGGAACAGATTACACTTAATTTATTAAGAGAAAAGTTTAACTCCtgccccaaaacccaaaccgacAGCAAAGCCAACTTTCCTTGACTTGTTCACGCCTCATTAGCTGGACGCTAAGATTatgaattttttttgtttgaactTTTTGGTCAAATTTAACACACGACTTGCTCGGAACTCTGTAATTAAATCTGCTACAATCAAATTGCATGCTCTTTTCAGGCTCTCACTCTCACCCCCTCTCCGTCactgtctctgactctgaaAGAAAAACTTGAAGATGTTTCGAGGAAAATTCAAGGCGTTAAAAGTAAGTCAACTTAATGTCGCTTGAATATCCACTTGGGTCAGAGAAAGGGAGATAAAGGGAGACGGAAAATAGCGATAAAGAGAGATGGAGTACTTGGGAGGGAAAAATCTTAAGAAAAAAATGTGatgccatttattttaatttgcaagAGTCAAAATGTCGAGATTTAAAGTGAGCAATGAGTGTGGCCAAAATGCGAAGCAGTTCAGACCAAAGAGAAACTGAAAGAGATACAAGAATACAGATAGAAAGAAacggacacagagagagagagagagagaggaggaaaaataataatgtcCAAAAGGCAGACTCGTTCCGTGTTTAATTCCATCAAGATGGGTCCAgccatttaattgattgaCTTATGACCCATTAAAAAATGTTCTCTTGAAAAGAAGCATCATAAAATGTTGAACCTTACTTAGGTAACGAATACTTCGATTAACTTAATCAATGAAAATCGCTTTGAATGTTCTATAAAAATCTTAACATGCAGATAAATAACTCCCGACTGCCAGAAGGGATCAACGGCAATGGTTCCCTCGGGTGCCAGTAGATTGCTTGTACACAAGATGTGGCCATAAAACTAAATTGATGCAGCTGAAAGGTCAGGCAGAATATAAAACAAAGGGAAACAAAATCATAACAATATTTTattggttatttatttatacatatattatttttggattACACTTCAAGATGTATTTCAGTCCCCAGCAGCTTATGGGCTTACGCTTTGTGGTTTActttgaaaatacaaataagaGATTTTTTATCTGgaacttttccacttttcatCTGCTTTAAAGGCAACAAACACCAAAGACATTCACCTGCAGGATAAACGACATTGAAAAAGTACACATCACATAGACTGGGCTATGGGTGGGATGTGGATGAGGGTCCTGTACGTACAGTCATCAGTCTGAAAGTTCTCCTCGTTGGGCTACTTTCGGTATGCTGAGTAATGTGAGTGCTTCCGCTTCCGCCTCTGCCTGTCTGGGATGCGATgggtgagtgtgggtgtgggtgtgtggctgGACCAGCAGCCACTTCCGTAGCCGTTTCTCCTGCTTTTTAAATATACTTGTACAaaaggtatattgtatttgacCAGAAGTTTGAAGCATATTCAAGGGAAATAGCAATCCGTCTGTCTAGTTGCATCTCTTGGAGTCCTTTTACTGACTTACACGACTTTGGTTTCTAAAGATAATACTCCCAAACATCCCAAACATCCCAATtcttaattataattttaaatcatATATCTACGTTAAGATGCTTCTTAAAGAGTATCGAAAGCATCCCAAGTtgccctttcctttccctttctgttgtatatatatttttacaaaaaatttcaaaatacTTAATACTCAATTTGCCCCACAGAGAAATGTTATGCCAGTCGTGGCAGGGCGGGTAGGGGTCGGGTCGGAGCTGAGAGGATGTACATGTGTGTTGTGTTAACTGCTCACCACTTGGCCGCATTTCCTTCTGGGGGCAGCAACCCCATCACCCacttggtgtgtgtgtggcaactgTGAGATAAAAGCATCTTTAGCAAGTTGAATAACTTGTTGGTAGCTCtctggagctgggagctgggagctgggatcTGGATGCAAACACTTGCCGAGCAAATGGTGCTTGAACGTATTCcactttgatttcattttatattatttcatttttttttgagaAATAAAATCCATTCGACATTTTGCGTGGGACCTGTGCCTGGCATAAATCTGGCAAAAGGAGCCAgttacaaaatgaaaaatgaaaagctgGAGAAGTAAGTGTACTTGAGGACTTTTATGCCTGGCACTTAACCGCTTAATTACTCATTATGTTCTCAGTTTATCCAGTCATTTAATCAGTTATTCAATGCAGGCCGAAGGTAAAGGCGCATTTAATGAAT from Drosophila subobscura isolate 14011-0131.10 chromosome O, UCBerk_Dsub_1.0, whole genome shotgun sequence encodes:
- the LOC117896512 gene encoding phospholipid-transporting ATPase ID isoform X3 — encoded protein: MIGGGKRCSEAARRLRQRPDTLELAVLDGQEVEKQDDDQTPSGAIGEPAATASTSSSTKKTCWFQFARSSRNRRKRLHCEEDEEEVDNGRKACLAQPEGMNIGSSTQTIATPLMIGDSFYSLATAAPNPAEDTNPEDQEQYKQRDPSEVSESKSTRSRSLRRLSQMRRRRSSYYFSENERRIRANDKEFNLQYKYHNNYIKTSKYSVFTFLPFNLLEQFQRLANFYFLCLLVLQLIPAISSLTPVTTAIPLIGVLTLTAVKDAYDDIQRHLSDSQVNNRKSKTLRNGKLVDAKWSEVQVGDVIRLDNNQFVAADILLLTTSEPNGLCFIETAELDGETNLKAKQCLTETIELGDHHDALWNFNGEILCERPNNLLNKFDGTLIWRNQRFALDNEKILLRGCVLRNTQWCYGVVVFAGVDTKLMQNSGKTQFKSTGVDRLLNFIIIGIVLFLVSICALFAVGCAIWEGFIGQHFQVYLPWEHIIPKDYIPTGATVIGLLVFFSYAIVLNTVVPISLYVSVEVIRFIQSFLINWDEEMYYARTNTYAKARTTTLNEELGQIQYIFSDKTGTLTQNIMTFNKCSINGRTYGDVIDLRTGEPIEVTEQQTIFHNSPRNPEEVPTGTATATAASTKQPPLILVHKAEIHAKKSSVMVTAEGETQLANSPSSDRAEMEHSAPLPPPLDSQRNRGRKQVRYSAPSRSQEEDPGGTIPGGLSTPRGLSPSGYDSQRSSSRNSAGGLGVCFKRSGPGLMQRQLSSTSSSDKVKILHDIEQTQPHIYHHDQNHHSQHHHHQQEPQHNGRLVKLKFKKSPSTASLRVPVCLNHSDTEEQTLPAPPTAQHQSTNHHNHHNESFATNWSSSRQRVHALQCVDFSANPHHESDFRWYDRTLLDAVRSDEEHSHVFFRLLALCHTVMAETVEGKLEYQAQSPDEAALVAAARNFGFVFRSRTPNSITIEVMGRLEEYELLNILDFNNVRKRMSVILRRGDSVVLYCKGADNVIYDRLHSGQEDLKARTQDHLNKFAGEGLRTLVLAERRLTEQYYKDWRTRQQEAALAMDSREEKLNEIYEEIESDMQLVGVTAIEDKLQDGVPKAIANLQSAGIKIWVLTGDKQETAINIGYSCQLLTDELADVFIVDGNSVEEVEKQLRQFKESIKIYNRFRPGGTEALYNSDSNMDPLSVTMTQTSVFMHESSAPPTPPPPPAISVVTFSAECNDLFGDEKRSLDGGAASIVIDETTGFALVVNGHSLVHCLSPELEIKFLDIASQCKAVICCRVTPLQKALVVELIKRAKNAVTLAIGDGANDVSMIKAAHIGVGISGQEGLQAVLSSDYSIAQFRYLERLLLVHGRWSYYRMCKFLRYFFYKNFAFTLCHCWYSLFCGFSAQTVFDPMFISVYNLFYTSLPVLSLGIFEQDVSDKNSLEYPRLYTPGLKSELFNIREFIYSVLHGAFTSLVLFLIPYGVYKDGVSQHGYILSDHMTLGAVVATILIVDNTAQISLYTSYWTVVNHITIWGSLVWYFVLDYFYNYVIGGPYVGSLTQAIKDLTFWMTMLITVMVLVAPVLAYKYYLLDVHPSLSDKIRQKSLKKFHSRASSDVRRTPSSRRGRRSVRSGYAFAHQEGFGRLITSGKIMHKKPQDFAFPLGLGTKKTQALHNNLASADQTKTNSSGNHMGNNNNTNQRHNQNQNHSSMADISVEGRVHGADAGGSGGTEDMSPRAPCQDLDTINL
- the LOC117896512 gene encoding phospholipid-transporting ATPase FetA isoform X2; its protein translation is MIGGGKRCSEAARRLRQRPDTLELAVLDGQEVEKQDDDQTPSGAIGEPAATASTSSSTKKTCWFQFARSSRNRRKRLHCEEDEEEVDNGRKACLAQPEGMNIGSSTQTIATPLMIGDSFYSLATAAPNPAEDTNPEDQEQYKQRDPSEVSESKSTRSRSLRRLSQMRRRRSSYYFSENERRIRANDKEFNLQYKYHNNYIKTSKYSVFTFLPFNLLEQFQRLANFYFLCLLVLQLIPAISSLTPVTTAIPLIGVLTLTAVKDAYDDIQRHLSDSQVNNRKSKTLRNGKLVDAKWSEVQVGDVIRLDNNQFVAADILLLTTSEPNGLCFIETAELDGETNLKAKQCLTETIELGDHHDALWNFNGEILCERPNNLLNKFDGTLIWRNQRFALDNEKILLRGCVLRNTQWCYGVVVFAGVDTKLMQNSGKTQFKSTGVDRLLNFIIIGIVLFLVSICALFAVGCAIWEGFIGQHFQVYLPWEHIIPKDYIPTGATVIGLLVFFSYAIVLNTVVPISLYVSVEVIRFIQSFLINWDEEMYYARTNTYAKARTTTLNEELGQIQYIFSDKTGTLTQNIMTFNKCSINGRTYGDVIDLRTGEPIEVTEQTIFHNSPRNPEEVPTGTATATAASTKQPPLILVHKAEIHAKKSSVMVTAEGETQLANSPSSDRAEMEHSAPLPPPLDSQRNRGRKQVRYSAPSRSQEEDPGGTIPGGLSTPRGLSPSGYDSQRSSSRNSAGGLGVCFKRSGPGLMQRQLSSTSSSDKVKILHDIEQTQPHIYHHDQNHHSQHHHHQQEPQHNGRLVKLKFKKSPSTASLRVPVCLNHSDTEEQTLPAPPTAQHQSTNHHNHHNESFATNWSSSRQRVHALQCVDFSANPHHESDFRWYDRTLLDAVRSDEEHSHVFFRLLALCHTVMAETVEGKLEYQAQSPDEAALVAAARNFGFVFRSRTPNSITIEVMGRLEEYELLNILDFNNVRKRMSVILRRGDSVVLYCKGADNVIYDRLHSGQEDLKARTQDHLNKFAGEGLRTLVLAERRLTEQYYKDWRTRQQEAALAMDSREEKLNEIYEEIESDMQLVGVTAIEDKLQDGVPKAIANLQSAGIKIWVLTGDKQETAINIGYSCQLLTDELADVFIVDGNSVEEVEKQLRQFKESIKIYNRFRPGGTEALYNSDSNMDPLSVTMTQTSVFMHESSAPPTPPPPPAISVVTFRWDDKNKDNKGGPDSAECNDLFGDEKRSLDGGAASIVIDETTGFALVVNGHSLVHCLSPELEIKFLDIASQCKAVICCRVTPLQKALVVELIKRAKNAVTLAIGDGANDVSMIKAAHIGVGISGQEGLQAVLSSDYSIAQFRYLERLLLVHGRWSYYRMCKFLRYFFYKNFAFTLCHCWYSLFCGFSAQTVFDPMFISVYNLFYTSLPVLSLGIFEQDVSDKNSLEYPRLYTPGLKSELFNIREFIYSVLHGAFTSLVLFLIPYGVYKDGVSQHGYILSDHMTLGAVVATILIVDNTAQISLYTSYWTVVNHITIWGSLVWYFVLDYFYNYVIGGPYVGSLTQAIKDLTFWMTMLITVMVLVAPVLAYKYYLLDVHPSLSDKIRQKSLKKFHSRASSDVRRTPSSRRGRRSVRSGYAFAHQEGFGRLITSGKIMHKKPQDFAFPLGLGTKKTQALHNNLASADQTKTNSSGNHMGNNNNTNQRHNQNQNHSSMADISVEGRVHGADAGGSGGTEDMSPRAPCQDLDTINL